A window of the Phaseolus vulgaris cultivar G19833 chromosome 5, P. vulgaris v2.0, whole genome shotgun sequence genome harbors these coding sequences:
- the LOC137834181 gene encoding uncharacterized protein, producing MAMEWFVSLPEGHIMSFTQLSQLFREQYLANRAPPAVSYDLFDVKQYQGETLKEYISRFGAHVVKVGTKEEPMIVYAFRKGVCPRPFCESIIRNRPKTFAEIRRHAVEQLPLKGVGKKVHKKHGKGKRPSKMNESSTKMQKKNDKCLLCGNLDISRRTALNIKLG from the exons atggccatggagtggttcgtcagcctcccagagggtcatatcatGTCTTTCACACAGCTGTCGCAGttattcagagagcagtatctAGCCAACAGGGCTCCACCCGCAGTTTcatacgacctgttcgacgtgaagcaatatCAAGGTGAGACTTTGAAggagtacataagccgctttggggcgcatgtggtgaaggttggcaccaaggaggaacccatgattgtgtacgcaTTCAGAAAAGGGGTGTGTCCTAGGCCTTTTTGCGAGTCAATCATTCGCAATCGCCCCAAGACTTTTGCTGAAATAAGGCGTCATGCGGTGGAACAATTGCCTCTGAAG GGAGTTGGCAAGAAAGTTCATAAGAAACATGGAAAGGGTAAAAGACCATCCAAGATGAATGAGTCCTCTACTAAAATGCAGAAGAAAAATGACAAATGTCTTTTATGTGGGAATCTAGACATTTCTAGAAGAACTGCTCTAAACATAAAGCTTGGTTAG